The proteins below come from a single Chryseobacterium bernardetii genomic window:
- a CDS encoding histone H1, whose translation MKELIEKINAEFEAFTTEANQQVEKGNKAAGTRARKSALELSKLFKDFRKISVEESKK comes from the coding sequence ATGAAAGAACTTATCGAAAAAATCAACGCAGAATTTGAGGCGTTCACTACAGAAGCAAACCAACAAGTTGAAAAAGGAAACAAAGCAGCCGGAACTAGAGCAAGAAAATCTGCTTTGGAACTGAGTAAATTATTTAAAGACTTTAGAAAAATCTCTGTTGAAGAATCTAAGAAATAA
- a CDS encoding single-stranded DNA-binding protein, whose translation MSTIIGRVTKNAEISILKNDKQVVNFSVAINDSYKNKQGEKVEQTTYYNCAYWQSPNVAKSLTKGTLVELSGRTSSNAWIGKDGEIRSGLNFHTSNIKFHGGGKREGVQNFVTEKAQDKKTFAEDTDDDLPF comes from the coding sequence ATGAGTACAATTATCGGTAGAGTTACCAAAAACGCAGAAATCAGCATTTTAAAAAATGACAAACAAGTAGTTAATTTTTCAGTAGCTATTAATGACAGCTACAAAAATAAACAAGGAGAAAAGGTGGAGCAGACCACTTATTATAATTGCGCATATTGGCAAAGTCCTAATGTCGCAAAATCTTTAACTAAAGGGACTTTGGTAGAACTATCAGGCAGAACGAGTTCAAATGCGTGGATAGGTAAGGATGGAGAGATAAGGTCTGGATTAAACTTCCATACTTCAAACATAAAGTTTCACGGAGGAGGAAAACGAGAAGGTGTACAAAACTTTGTGACAGAAAAAGCACAAGACAAAAAAACATTTGCAGAAGATACAGACGACGATTTACCATTTTAA
- a CDS encoding addiction module toxin RelE, producing MEAQFNFQIKQKKDEREWEDIEVYYVTNCDRITAIRYARNISKIFKSEIRLTQGKEPFRTSGTYIYENN from the coding sequence ATGGAAGCACAATTTAATTTTCAGATAAAGCAGAAAAAAGATGAAAGAGAATGGGAGGACATCGAAGTCTATTATGTAACCAATTGCGACAGAATCACAGCAATACGATACGCAAGAAATATTTCCAAAATTTTCAAGTCGGAAATTCGATTGACACAAGGTAAAGAACCTTTTAGAACAAGTGGAACTTATATCTATGAAAACAACTAA
- a CDS encoding DUF1281 family ferredoxin-like fold protein, translating into MANRCNNKVTFKGNQASLNQVSDLFRTMIDNESKGKIGQLPDFIQSEYGYFSEIYKDETEECSFHYDTRWSPNIEVLWTIANHFDVEFVLSYEESGCMLLGKTFYENEILKDYCLNQSDFQDCSYNEEENNYQFEGNIYEYKDEIMKILLGRKIAFGQS; encoded by the coding sequence ATGGCTAACAGATGCAACAATAAGGTAACATTTAAAGGAAATCAAGCAAGTTTGAATCAAGTATCGGATTTGTTTCGCACAATGATAGATAATGAAAGTAAAGGAAAAATAGGTCAATTACCCGATTTCATTCAAAGCGAGTACGGATATTTTTCTGAAATCTATAAAGACGAAACAGAAGAATGCTCTTTTCATTATGATACAAGATGGAGTCCAAACATTGAGGTGTTGTGGACGATTGCAAATCATTTTGATGTCGAATTCGTGTTAAGCTATGAGGAATCGGGATGTATGCTTTTAGGCAAGACCTTTTATGAAAATGAGATTTTGAAAGATTATTGTTTAAACCAAAGTGACTTTCAAGATTGTAGCTACAATGAGGAAGAAAATAACTATCAGTTTGAGGGCAATATCTATGAGTACAAAGATGAAATAATGAAAATCCTTTTAGGAAGGAAAATAGCTTTCGGACAATCTTAA
- a CDS encoding PRTRC system protein E: MQTNFFRHIAKMDLTGDLQITLRPTTENCFVLSILLNNERCGDEARKLIPPLNLRGTAEELDNGFFEQITTPLQTASGLMVDMEAFMKQLEEVKKKSAMEKEKSDKDKKEKDAKEKKYKEALQKAEELEKEGKYKDAWTALPKASEYPDFAEIIRSKQDEYSKHLAPNLFTEASDENVPIETI; the protein is encoded by the coding sequence ATGCAGACCAATTTTTTCAGACATATCGCAAAAATGGACTTAACGGGAGATTTGCAAATCACACTTCGTCCGACGACTGAAAATTGCTTTGTTCTTTCCATACTGCTCAACAATGAGCGGTGTGGAGACGAAGCAAGGAAATTAATTCCACCTCTTAATCTTCGTGGAACGGCGGAGGAACTTGATAACGGTTTTTTTGAACAAATAACGACACCATTGCAAACCGCTTCGGGATTGATGGTGGATATGGAGGCTTTTATGAAGCAACTTGAAGAAGTCAAAAAGAAATCGGCAATGGAAAAAGAAAAGAGTGACAAGGATAAAAAGGAAAAAGATGCTAAAGAGAAAAAGTATAAAGAAGCATTGCAAAAAGCCGAAGAACTTGAAAAGGAGGGGAAATATAAAGATGCTTGGACAGCACTTCCAAAAGCTTCTGAGTATCCCGACTTCGCAGAAATCATACGCAGTAAACAAGACGAATACTCAAAACATCTCGCCCCAAATCTTTTTACCGAAGCTAGCGACGAAAATGTGCCAATTGAAACTATCTAA
- a CDS encoding PRTRC system protein C — MLLATLLERVFVLKDNGHEIKLTDPEPKWSVEAVMNFYANTYPILTTAKVSAPQIKDDTIQYKFESVMGTKG, encoded by the coding sequence ATGTTACTTGCAACACTATTAGAAAGAGTTTTTGTTTTGAAAGACAATGGACACGAAATAAAACTTACAGACCCCGAACCTAAATGGAGTGTAGAAGCTGTGATGAATTTTTACGCCAATACTTACCCAATATTAACCACTGCAAAAGTTTCAGCACCGCAGATTAAAGATGATACTATACAGTACAAATTTGAAAGTGTAATGGGGACTAAGGGATAG